Proteins from a genomic interval of Acetobacterium woodii DSM 1030:
- a CDS encoding glycosyltransferase WbsX family protein, translating to MKVYALYLPQFHETSENNEWWGKGFTEWTNVKKAKPLYRGHEQPKHPLNDNYYNILEKSTVEWQTELMHEYRIDGFIYYHYYFNGNKILEKPAENLLKWKEINQPFFFNWANHTWNRSWKGSTEVLIKQTYGNKNDWREHFEYLLPFFNDHRYIKINNKPVFIIYDGSFLEKKEMFECFDEWCKESGFEGLYLIEECFSVKKTALMQFKNNLSPVTKQIYYTQPLIGRSLFNMKSRFSILKEKVINRLNQKSIIKHTKIYKGDDLLNISMKNCTFDNMIPGLFFEWDNTPRHSNRGFIIRGLSKETFFEYMNFYRDSNFMILNAWNEWCEGMMLEPTKELGYKYLEWIRDWKNSENDNKK from the coding sequence ATGAAAGTTTATGCATTATATTTGCCGCAATTTCATGAAACATCAGAAAATAATGAGTGGTGGGGAAAAGGCTTTACAGAATGGACAAATGTTAAGAAAGCCAAACCTTTATATAGAGGACATGAGCAACCTAAGCATCCGTTAAATGATAATTATTATAATATTTTAGAAAAAAGCACAGTGGAATGGCAGACTGAATTAATGCATGAATATCGAATAGATGGCTTTATTTACTATCATTACTATTTTAATGGTAATAAGATTTTAGAAAAACCAGCAGAAAACCTATTAAAGTGGAAGGAAATTAATCAGCCGTTCTTTTTTAATTGGGCGAATCATACATGGAATAGATCGTGGAAGGGGTCCACAGAGGTCTTAATTAAGCAAACGTACGGGAATAAAAATGACTGGAGAGAACATTTTGAATATCTTCTTCCATTTTTTAATGATCATAGATATATAAAAATAAATAATAAGCCGGTTTTTATTATTTACGATGGTTCTTTTTTGGAAAAGAAAGAAATGTTTGAATGCTTTGATGAATGGTGTAAAGAGTCCGGCTTTGAGGGACTGTATTTAATTGAGGAATGCTTTAGTGTTAAAAAGACCGCATTAATGCAATTTAAAAATAACTTATCTCCAGTGACAAAACAAATATATTATACACAGCCACTAATTGGAAGATCTTTATTTAATATGAAATCAAGATTTAGTATTCTCAAAGAGAAAGTTATAAATAGATTAAATCAAAAAAGTATTATAAAGCATACAAAAATATATAAAGGTGATGACCTTCTTAATATTTCGATGAAAAATTGTACTTTTGACAATATGATACCAGGGCTATTCTTTGAATGGGATAATACACCTAGGCATTCAAATAGAGGGTTTATTATTAGAGGTCTGTCTAAGGAAACTTTTTTTGAATATATGAATTTCTATAGGGATTCTAATTTTATGATTTTAAATGCATGGAATGAGTGGTGTGAAGGTATGATGTTAGAGCCAACCAAGGAATTAGGATATAAATATCTAGAGTGGATAAGGGATTGGAAAAATAGTGAAAATGATAATAAAAAATAA
- a CDS encoding O-antigen ligase family protein codes for MIIKNKNSEISFKILCLFVAIYPITPDYFRIVGIPAQILVIIMCLGFLFFLNGFKYPLIKERRIKAVYTSTIVWAISMVLIYLIHGSTYAILSILLPWVILFPFLIKNINTKERILKVIDILVIAGFIVSILAIIDEVTGINVFWFLNNSGTDIYIHEARLGIRRVYSFSSHPNSFSLYCMFIEAILFYRIFCTSLQKKSFYKAAYVTVFIAACCTASRASIIAIIISQLIFLWMKGYKKFFKYLLYVMFSLCLLLFIIALVAPELYSEINSIFVLLMAVFNDSYAEQLQSLGYQWTANGVADRFTLWEIVFSKMKGHFLIGYGPSTLLEGVSVKNSLGVSNEKSSIEVQFLLLLYRYGIIVALIEEIRNMIQIFITYKNRRISCPWESKIGFNRMCCVTFLVYFLMLFTLNQTDTVRIYMILSSLFLAYNYNLLREVKN; via the coding sequence ATGATAATAAAAAATAAGAATAGCGAAATATCATTTAAAATATTATGTTTATTTGTAGCTATATATCCAATTACACCTGATTACTTTAGAATAGTAGGGATTCCAGCACAAATCTTAGTAATAATTATGTGTTTGGGATTTTTATTCTTTTTAAATGGTTTTAAGTACCCTTTAATAAAGGAAAGAAGAATAAAAGCTGTTTATACATCAACTATAGTATGGGCCATATCAATGGTATTAATATATCTTATTCATGGAAGTACTTATGCTATTTTATCAATTCTGCTGCCGTGGGTGATATTGTTTCCTTTTTTAATCAAAAATATCAATACTAAAGAAAGAATTCTTAAAGTAATAGATATTTTGGTGATTGCTGGATTTATTGTATCCATTTTGGCAATTATCGATGAAGTTACTGGTATCAATGTTTTTTGGTTTCTAAACAATAGTGGTACAGATATTTATATTCATGAAGCCAGATTGGGAATAAGGAGAGTATATAGTTTTTCGTCTCATCCTAATTCGTTCTCTCTTTATTGTATGTTTATTGAGGCTATACTGTTTTATAGGATATTTTGCACTTCTTTGCAGAAAAAATCATTTTATAAAGCTGCATATGTAACTGTATTTATTGCGGCGTGTTGTACGGCCTCAAGAGCATCAATTATTGCAATAATCATTTCACAATTAATATTTTTATGGATGAAAGGCTATAAGAAATTTTTTAAATATTTATTGTATGTGATGTTTAGTTTATGTTTACTATTGTTTATTATCGCACTAGTGGCACCTGAATTATATTCAGAAATCAACAGTATATTTGTATTGCTTATGGCTGTATTTAATGACTCTTATGCAGAACAATTGCAAAGTTTAGGTTATCAGTGGACAGCGAACGGTGTGGCAGACCGATTTACTCTTTGGGAGATTGTGTTTTCTAAGATGAAAGGTCATTTTCTAATTGGTTACGGTCCTTCTACGTTACTTGAGGGAGTATCTGTTAAGAATTCCTTGGGTGTGTCCAATGAAAAGTCATCCATTGAAGTACAGTTTTTATTATTATTGTATAGATATGGAATCATCGTTGCTCTGATTGAAGAAATAAGAAACATGATACAGATTTTTATTACTTACAAAAATAGAAGGATATCTTGTCCCTGGGAATCAAAAATCGGTTTTAATCGAATGTGTTGTGTTACATTCTTAGTGTATTTTTTGATGCTATTCACACTTAATCAAACCGATACAGTAAGAATATATATGATTCTATCATCGCTGTTTTTGGCATATAACTATAATTTGTTAAGAGAGGTGAAAAACTAA
- a CDS encoding polysaccharide pyruvyl transferase family protein: MKIILLGFEFESSNKGCEALSYSVMSLLDLMEELKPLEIVNINIHESMGELPALYPNVKFTNLRMKTKRPSFWGALRKEMRNSIAALDITHGDSFSDIYGKSWFANTTAVKTFIAYSKVPLILMPQTYGPFEAKWAKVWAKNVIKRASKVFTRDNLSLDYLKSIGIKKNIENTIDLAFMLPYKKESSKSDKIRIGLNVSGLLWDDCKKDNRFGLKVNYVKYCNEVLARLIQNDKYEIHLVPHVLNDPREGEEFFENDSKAIRELMIEFPTCVFPNNFKTALDAKNYICNLDFLVAPRMHASIAAFSSGVAVLPFAYSRKFDGVYGDMKYEHVIYAKNIGTEEAIEKTILSIANIQLLKSDEKYGMGVINAKHDIFCKSLLENVGYYEVAEPSAQNQRNIQL, translated from the coding sequence ATGAAAATTATTTTGTTAGGTTTCGAATTTGAATCATCTAATAAAGGCTGTGAAGCTTTAAGTTATTCAGTTATGTCATTGTTGGATTTGATGGAAGAATTAAAACCTTTAGAAATTGTTAACATAAACATACATGAATCAATGGGAGAATTGCCTGCATTGTATCCCAATGTGAAGTTTACTAATCTTAGAATGAAAACAAAGAGACCAAGTTTCTGGGGCGCCTTAAGAAAAGAAATGAGAAATTCAATTGCAGCTCTTGATATTACTCATGGAGACAGTTTTTCTGATATTTATGGTAAGAGTTGGTTTGCAAACACTACTGCAGTAAAAACATTCATTGCATATTCAAAAGTACCATTAATCTTGATGCCTCAGACGTATGGTCCTTTTGAAGCAAAGTGGGCAAAAGTTTGGGCAAAAAATGTAATAAAAAGGGCTTCAAAAGTATTTACAAGAGATAATTTGTCCCTTGATTATTTGAAAAGTATAGGTATTAAAAAAAATATAGAGAACACAATTGATCTAGCTTTTATGCTTCCGTATAAGAAAGAGAGCTCAAAATCGGATAAAATTCGAATTGGCTTAAATGTTTCTGGATTATTGTGGGATGATTGCAAAAAAGATAATAGATTTGGGTTAAAGGTTAATTATGTAAAATATTGCAATGAGGTTTTGGCTAGATTGATACAAAATGATAAATATGAAATTCATCTTGTACCACATGTTTTAAACGATCCTAGAGAAGGTGAAGAATTCTTTGAAAATGATAGCAAAGCAATTCGAGAATTGATGATAGAATTTCCGACTTGTGTTTTTCCTAATAATTTCAAAACAGCACTAGATGCAAAGAATTATATTTGTAATTTGGATTTTTTAGTTGCTCCAAGAATGCACGCTTCTATTGCAGCATTTTCATCTGGTGTAGCAGTTCTTCCATTTGCTTATTCGAGAAAATTTGACGGTGTATATGGTGATATGAAATATGAACACGTAATCTATGCAAAGAATATCGGAACGGAAGAAGCTATCGAAAAAACTATTTTATCGATAGCTAATATACAACTATTGAAATCAGACGAAAAGTATGGAATGGGTGTTATTAATGCAAAACACGATATTTTTTGTAAAAGTTTACTTGAAAATGTTGGATATTACGAGGTGGCGGAGCCATCG